A region from the Hypericibacter adhaerens genome encodes:
- a CDS encoding FAD-binding oxidoreductase, translating to MTSSIHKTGTTQRPSLDAAIEGLRRAVRGELLLAGNPAYEEARKIWNAMVDRHPALILRAQDVSDVVQAVRFAKDHRLPLAVRGGGHNIAGNAVCEGGLMLDLSRMNSVKVNATTRRAIVGPGATLADLDRETQAFGLVVPTGINSTTGIAGLTLGGGFGWTTRKFGMTIDNLVSADVVTANGALVHASERENVDLFWALRGGGGNFGVVTAFEFALHPLGPQVLSGLLVHPLDEAPTLLKQYRRLVAEAPDELTCWAVMRKAPPLPFIPQEWHGREVLIFALCYAGDMAAGEKAAAPFRAMGKPIADVVSPHPFAGWQAAFDPLLTPGARNYWKSHDFVELGDGAIDALLAAAGRLPGPECEIFIAHVGGAMARVAPEATAYPQRQSHFIMNVHTRWREPTQDETCIGWARKLARDMAPHAAGSVYVNFMPDDEQDRVQLAYGANYPRLAAIKHRYDPDNLFRLNQNIRPS from the coding sequence ATGACAAGCTCGATTCACAAGACAGGAACCACCCAGCGCCCATCTCTCGACGCCGCGATCGAGGGCCTGCGCCGCGCCGTCCGCGGCGAGCTGCTGCTGGCAGGCAATCCCGCCTACGAGGAAGCGCGCAAGATCTGGAACGCGATGGTCGATCGCCATCCCGCCCTCATCCTGCGCGCGCAGGACGTCTCCGACGTGGTCCAGGCGGTGCGCTTCGCGAAGGATCACCGCCTGCCGCTCGCGGTCCGCGGCGGCGGCCACAACATCGCCGGCAACGCCGTCTGCGAAGGCGGGCTGATGCTCGACCTCTCGCGGATGAATTCGGTCAAGGTCAACGCGACCACGCGGCGGGCGATCGTCGGACCCGGCGCCACGCTCGCCGATCTCGACCGCGAGACCCAGGCCTTCGGCCTGGTGGTGCCGACCGGCATCAACTCGACCACCGGCATCGCCGGCCTGACGCTGGGCGGCGGCTTCGGCTGGACCACGCGCAAGTTCGGCATGACGATCGACAATCTCGTCTCGGCCGATGTGGTGACGGCGAACGGCGCCCTCGTCCATGCGAGCGAGCGCGAGAATGTCGACCTGTTCTGGGCCCTGCGCGGCGGCGGCGGGAATTTCGGCGTCGTGACGGCCTTCGAGTTCGCGTTGCATCCCCTGGGCCCGCAGGTCCTCTCCGGCCTGCTGGTCCATCCGCTCGACGAGGCGCCGACGCTGCTGAAGCAGTATCGCCGGCTCGTGGCCGAGGCACCCGACGAGCTCACTTGCTGGGCCGTCATGCGCAAAGCCCCGCCCCTGCCCTTCATCCCGCAGGAATGGCATGGCCGCGAGGTGCTGATCTTCGCGCTCTGCTATGCCGGCGACATGGCGGCGGGCGAGAAGGCGGCCGCCCCCTTCCGCGCGATGGGCAAGCCCATCGCCGATGTGGTGAGCCCGCATCCCTTCGCCGGCTGGCAGGCGGCGTTCGATCCGCTGCTGACGCCGGGAGCCCGCAACTACTGGAAGAGCCACGACTTCGTCGAGCTCGGCGACGGCGCCATCGACGCGCTCCTCGCCGCCGCCGGGCGGTTGCCGGGGCCCGAATGCGAGATCTTCATCGCCCATGTCGGCGGTGCCATGGCGCGGGTGGCGCCCGAAGCCACCGCCTATCCGCAGCGCCAGTCGCATTTCATCATGAACGTGCATACCCGCTGGCGCGAACCGACACAGGACGAAACCTGCATCGGCTGGGCGCGCAAGCTCGCGCGCGACATGGCGCCTCACGCGGCCGGCAGCGTCTATGTCAATTTCATGCCGGATGACGAGCAGGATCGCGTCCAGCTCGCCTACGGCGCCAACTATCCGCGGCTGGCGGCGATCAAGCACCGCTACGACCCGGACAATCTGTTCAGGCTCAACCAGAACATCCGGCCGAGCTGA
- a CDS encoding SDR family NAD(P)-dependent oxidoreductase, which translates to MDLHLAGKKALVTGATRGIGNAIARGLLAEGCDVAICARDAKGVETEVEALSQGGRRVFGKAVDVRDRAALVGWVEASARELGGIDILVANASGLASGATPDAFRAAFEIDLMHTVNAAEAAIPHLKRSKAGAVVAIASISGSEDYGYESSAYGALKAALMFYVKSLARHLAPMGIRANLVSPGTTYFKGGFWHQVEQEQPAVFADTIKENPLGRMATPGEIANMAVFAASPAASFVTGANLVVDGSLTKRIQN; encoded by the coding sequence ATGGATCTTCATCTCGCCGGCAAGAAGGCACTCGTGACCGGCGCCACCCGCGGCATCGGCAACGCGATCGCGCGGGGGCTTCTTGCCGAAGGCTGCGATGTCGCGATCTGCGCCCGCGACGCGAAGGGCGTCGAGACCGAGGTCGAGGCCTTGTCGCAGGGCGGCCGCCGTGTCTTCGGCAAGGCGGTCGATGTACGCGACCGTGCGGCGCTGGTCGGCTGGGTCGAGGCAAGCGCCAGGGAGCTCGGCGGCATCGACATCCTGGTGGCCAATGCCAGCGGCCTCGCCAGCGGCGCCACGCCCGACGCCTTCCGCGCCGCCTTCGAGATCGACCTGATGCACACCGTCAATGCCGCCGAGGCGGCGATCCCGCATCTGAAGCGCTCGAAGGCGGGCGCCGTGGTCGCCATCGCCTCGATCTCGGGCTCGGAGGATTACGGCTATGAATCCTCGGCCTATGGCGCGCTGAAGGCGGCCCTGATGTTCTATGTGAAGTCGCTGGCGCGCCATCTGGCCCCGATGGGCATCCGCGCCAATCTCGTGAGCCCCGGCACCACCTATTTCAAGGGCGGTTTCTGGCATCAGGTCGAGCAGGAGCAGCCCGCGGTCTTTGCCGATACCATCAAGGAGAACCCGCTGGGCCGCATGGCGACGCCGGGAGAAATCGCCAACATGGCGGTGTTCGCGGCGAGCCCCGCTGCGAGCTTCGTCACCGGCGCCAATCTCGTGGTCGATGGCAGCCTGACGAAGCGGATACAGAATTGA
- a CDS encoding superoxide dismutase, with amino-acid sequence MAFKLPDLPYAKDALAPHTSAETLEFHHGKHHKAYVDKLNELIAGTEFEGMSLEDIIVKSHGVKKHQAIFNNAGQHWNHSQFWTAMKPRGGGRIPGSLEKRIIADLGSVEDFKKTFTEQGVGQFGSGWVWLVEADGKLQVTKTANAENPLHEGQRMILVCDVWEHAYYIDYRNERPKFLKTFLEHLVDWEAAAARLEEKAPSAKPAKSHGRSAA; translated from the coding sequence ATGGCCTTCAAACTTCCCGACCTGCCTTATGCGAAGGACGCCCTGGCCCCGCATACATCGGCGGAGACGCTCGAGTTCCATCACGGCAAGCATCACAAGGCCTATGTCGACAAGCTCAACGAGCTGATTGCCGGCACCGAGTTCGAGGGGATGTCGCTCGAGGACATCATCGTCAAGTCCCATGGCGTGAAGAAGCACCAGGCGATCTTCAACAATGCCGGGCAGCATTGGAACCATTCGCAGTTCTGGACCGCGATGAAGCCCCGGGGCGGCGGCAGGATCCCGGGTTCGCTCGAGAAGCGCATCATCGCCGACCTCGGCAGCGTCGAGGACTTCAAGAAGACCTTCACCGAGCAGGGCGTGGGCCAGTTCGGCAGCGGCTGGGTCTGGCTGGTCGAGGCCGACGGCAAGCTGCAGGTGACCAAGACCGCGAATGCGGAGAATCCGCTGCATGAAGGCCAGCGCATGATCCTCGTCTGCGATGTCTGGGAACACGCCTATTACATCGACTATCGCAACGAGCGGCCGAAGTTCCTCAAGACCTTCCTCGAGCATCTGGTCGATTGGGAAGCCGCGGCCGCGCGCCTCGAGGAGAAGGCCCCGAGCGCGAAACCGGCCAAGTCTCACGGCCGCTCGGCGGCGTAG
- a CDS encoding NAD(P)-dependent malic enzyme, translating into MANAPVTKEAALAFGRDVYYGHGKIEILPKVAVHSLQDMAVAYTPGVGHAVREVQARAEALSELTAKDNLVAIVTDGTAVLGFGNAGPRAALPVMEGKATMFKLLAGIDCFPLCIQARDAAHLVDILEALEPGFGGYNIEDVAAPACFEVVRRLEERVAIPAMHDDQYGTATVIAAALINALKVTGRKSQDVRVVVNGAGAAGTATVDMLQALGIGEITVHDKVGILHRGGLYPHEHWRRIAHETNRDGLQGDLAAALRGADVFIGVSVANQVTPDMVRSMAPGPIVFGLANPEPEIRPDQAQAAGAAITASGRFDFPNHCNNVLAFPALMRAALDTRTRRVSREMCLAASRAIAAEVPDAALAPDLILPSPLSETLYPQVAEAVARAAVAQGLARVDPGPGAVAAKTAHLRRLVHERQRSLPSIS; encoded by the coding sequence ATGGCCAACGCTCCCGTCACCAAGGAGGCGGCGCTCGCCTTCGGCCGCGACGTCTATTACGGCCATGGCAAGATCGAGATCCTGCCCAAGGTCGCGGTGCATTCGCTGCAGGACATGGCGGTTGCCTACACGCCCGGCGTCGGCCATGCCGTGCGCGAGGTCCAGGCGCGCGCCGAAGCGCTCTCGGAGCTGACGGCCAAGGACAATCTGGTCGCCATCGTCACCGACGGCACGGCGGTGCTGGGCTTCGGCAATGCCGGTCCCCGCGCCGCGTTGCCGGTGATGGAAGGCAAGGCCACGATGTTCAAGCTGCTGGCGGGCATCGACTGCTTCCCGCTCTGCATCCAGGCCCGCGACGCCGCCCATCTGGTCGACATCCTCGAGGCGCTGGAGCCCGGCTTCGGCGGCTACAACATCGAGGACGTGGCGGCCCCCGCCTGCTTCGAGGTGGTGCGCCGGCTCGAGGAACGCGTCGCCATTCCGGCGATGCATGACGACCAGTACGGCACCGCCACCGTCATCGCCGCGGCGCTCATCAACGCGCTCAAGGTGACGGGTCGCAAATCCCAGGATGTGCGGGTGGTGGTGAACGGGGCCGGGGCGGCCGGGACCGCGACGGTCGATATGCTCCAGGCGCTGGGGATCGGCGAGATCACGGTCCATGACAAGGTCGGGATCCTCCATCGCGGCGGGCTTTATCCGCACGAGCATTGGCGGCGCATCGCGCATGAGACCAATCGCGACGGCCTCCAGGGCGATCTCGCCGCGGCCCTGCGCGGTGCCGACGTCTTCATCGGCGTGTCGGTCGCCAATCAGGTGACGCCGGACATGGTCCGGTCGATGGCGCCGGGGCCCATCGTGTTCGGCCTTGCCAACCCCGAGCCGGAAATCCGGCCCGACCAGGCGCAAGCCGCCGGGGCCGCCATCACCGCCAGCGGCCGCTTCGACTTCCCGAATCATTGCAACAATGTGCTGGCCTTCCCGGCCCTGATGCGGGCGGCGCTCGACACCAGGACCCGCCGCGTCAGCCGCGAGATGTGCCTCGCCGCCTCGCGCGCCATCGCGGCCGAGGTGCCGGACGCGGCGCTCGCCCCCGATCTGATCCTGCCCAGCCCCCTTTCGGAGACGCTTTATCCCCAAGTGGCGGAGGCCGTCGCGCGCGCGGCCGTTGCCCAGGGGCTGGCGCGGGTCGATCCCGGCCCCGGCGCGGTGGCCGCGAAGACGGCACATCTGCGTCGCCTGGTGCATGAGCGCCAGCGTTCGCTGCCCTCGATCTCCTGA
- a CDS encoding ABC transporter ATP-binding protein, producing MSALQIQGLTKRFDKVTALADIGFEVAEGEFLCVVGPTNAGKSTLLKTIAGLIRPDRGRILAKGRDLADVAPKDRGVSLLFQNIALFPTMTGFENIAFPLTAAGETGASVEARVRQTAELLRIGHVLNRYPRTFSGGEQQRVAIGRAIIRPSDLLLLDEPLSNLDARIRIALRIEFKKLHRERRQTILYVTHDQIEAMSLSDRIVVLNEGRIQQIGRPQEIYDRPANRFVARFIGTPPMNILDAEVTSEGGAPILAGAGFRVPLRNLDPAITTLPRQVGLGLRAEEIRVAPAESRDTPFPAEIVWAEHLGPKTILDLRLGSTALKAVIADDHAVKGEGRAWLGFTPKPHHLLNRETDQFLR from the coding sequence ATGAGCGCGCTCCAGATCCAGGGCCTGACCAAGCGTTTCGACAAGGTGACGGCGCTGGCCGATATCGGGTTCGAGGTCGCGGAAGGCGAGTTCCTCTGCGTGGTGGGCCCCACCAATGCCGGCAAATCGACCCTGCTCAAGACCATCGCCGGCCTGATCCGGCCGGACCGAGGCCGCATCCTGGCCAAGGGCCGCGATCTCGCCGACGTGGCGCCCAAGGATCGCGGCGTGAGCCTGCTGTTCCAGAACATCGCGCTGTTCCCCACTATGACGGGCTTCGAGAACATCGCTTTCCCGCTGACCGCGGCGGGGGAGACGGGAGCTTCGGTCGAGGCGCGGGTGCGCCAGACGGCCGAGCTGCTCAGGATCGGCCATGTGCTGAACCGCTATCCCCGCACCTTCTCCGGCGGCGAACAGCAGCGCGTGGCGATCGGGCGAGCCATCATCCGGCCGAGCGACCTGCTGCTGCTCGACGAGCCGCTCTCCAATCTCGACGCCCGCATCCGCATCGCGCTCCGGATCGAGTTCAAGAAGCTGCATCGCGAGCGCCGCCAGACCATCCTCTATGTCACGCACGACCAGATCGAGGCGATGAGCCTCTCGGACCGGATCGTGGTGCTGAACGAAGGCCGCATCCAGCAGATCGGCCGGCCGCAGGAGATCTATGACCGGCCCGCCAACCGCTTCGTGGCACGCTTCATCGGCACGCCGCCGATGAACATCCTCGATGCCGAGGTCACGAGCGAGGGCGGCGCGCCGATCCTCGCCGGCGCCGGCTTCCGGGTCCCGTTGCGGAACCTCGACCCGGCGATCACGACCCTGCCGCGCCAGGTGGGGCTGGGCTTGCGGGCCGAGGAGATCCGCGTCGCGCCGGCAGAGAGCCGCGACACGCCTTTTCCGGCCGAGATCGTCTGGGCCGAGCATCTGGGCCCCAAGACCATCCTCGATCTGCGGCTGGGCTCCACGGCGCTGAAGGCGGTCATCGCCGACGATCATGCCGTGAAGGGCGAGGGGCGGGCCTGGCTCGGCTTCACGCCCAAGCCGCATCATCTGCTCAATCGCGAGACAGACCAGTTCCTGCGCTGA
- a CDS encoding ABC transporter ATP-binding protein: MTAKLELRDLEKRFDETVAVKKLSLSLEKGEFVSLLGPSGCGKSTTLAMVAGFETPTAGSILVDGQSVEGLPPQRRRIGLVFQDYAVFSKLSVRANLAFGLEAKGVGRAERAKAVQAIAERLDLTNLLDRRGDRLNMSEMQRVAIGRVLVTEPQLVLLDEPMSNLDAALRASLRGEMKLIQKQLQQTVLYVTHDQVEAMSMSDRIAVMSMGELQQIGTPEEIYRRPRNRFVAEFIGDPPINLIACEVQTGGGQVAVTTAGHRGLVLGRGSAPAGRHWLGIRPHDIRIGTGGSFPVRFLETLGAEEVLHVEYGGQLLQIVTPTGQAREGDRVSLQFDLRRALLIDAGSDAVLPIESFGVAA, from the coding sequence ATGACGGCGAAGCTCGAGCTGCGCGATCTGGAGAAGCGCTTCGACGAGACCGTCGCGGTCAAGAAGCTGTCGCTTTCGCTGGAGAAGGGCGAGTTCGTGTCGCTGCTGGGCCCCTCCGGCTGCGGCAAATCGACGACGCTCGCCATGGTGGCCGGCTTCGAGACCCCGACCGCGGGCTCGATCCTGGTGGACGGACAGTCGGTCGAGGGGCTGCCGCCGCAGCGCCGGCGCATCGGCCTCGTGTTCCAGGACTATGCGGTCTTCAGCAAGCTCAGCGTGCGCGCGAACCTGGCCTTCGGGCTCGAGGCCAAGGGCGTGGGGCGGGCCGAACGCGCGAAGGCCGTCCAGGCCATCGCCGAGCGGCTCGACCTGACGAACCTGCTCGACCGGCGCGGCGACCGGCTCAACATGAGCGAGATGCAGCGGGTCGCGATCGGGCGGGTGCTGGTGACCGAGCCGCAGCTCGTCCTGCTCGACGAGCCCATGTCCAATCTCGACGCGGCGCTGCGGGCCAGCCTGCGCGGCGAGATGAAGCTGATCCAGAAGCAACTGCAGCAGACCGTGCTCTATGTGACGCACGACCAGGTCGAGGCGATGAGCATGTCCGACCGGATCGCGGTCATGAGCATGGGCGAACTGCAGCAGATCGGCACGCCGGAGGAGATTTATCGTCGGCCGCGCAACCGCTTCGTCGCCGAGTTCATCGGTGACCCTCCGATCAACCTGATCGCCTGCGAGGTCCAGACCGGCGGCGGTCAGGTCGCCGTCACCACCGCCGGCCATCGCGGGCTCGTGCTGGGCCGTGGTTCCGCGCCGGCCGGCCGGCACTGGCTCGGCATCCGGCCGCACGACATCCGCATCGGAACGGGCGGCAGTTTTCCCGTCCGCTTTCTCGAGACGCTGGGCGCCGAAGAGGTGCTGCATGTCGAGTATGGCGGGCAGCTCCTCCAGATCGTCACGCCGACCGGCCAGGCGCGCGAAGGCGACCGTGTCTCGCTGCAGTTCGATCTGAGGCGCGCCCTCCTGATCGATGCCGGCAGCGACGCCGTCCTGCCGATCGAATCCTTCGGGGTGGCGGCATGA
- a CDS encoding carbohydrate ABC transporter permease, with protein sequence MARAAMVGKESRGGKALRRIAVALAMVISFFPIFWLVSTSLKPQDEWAAYPPVWVTERPTLQNYRIVFAPEAARAFAASEAGSLDYKVSTSAWKAFGDSAIISVSATILSVLFGTLAAYSISRYRTGGDNYPFQFLTIRMFPPIAVVVPMVVVFSFLRLSDTFPGLIIAYTAFTLPFSVWMIRSFIDEVPVEIEGAAMLYGMGPLRAFLTVTLPLVKGGILATALFIFILNWSEFLFALTLTQGHIVTVTVQVANYVSASSGKLYGVQAAMGTISTLPVIVFGYLIQSQLVRGLSFGAVKR encoded by the coding sequence ATGGCTAGGGCGGCGATGGTCGGCAAGGAATCCCGGGGCGGGAAGGCCCTGCGCCGGATCGCCGTGGCGCTCGCCATGGTGATCAGCTTCTTCCCGATCTTCTGGCTGGTTTCGACCTCGCTCAAGCCGCAGGACGAATGGGCCGCCTATCCGCCGGTCTGGGTCACGGAGCGGCCCACGCTCCAGAACTACCGCATCGTGTTCGCGCCCGAGGCCGCGCGCGCCTTCGCGGCCAGCGAGGCGGGCTCGCTCGACTACAAGGTCTCGACCAGCGCCTGGAAGGCCTTCGGCGATTCCGCGATCATCTCGGTCTCGGCCACGATCCTCTCCGTGCTCTTCGGCACGCTGGCGGCCTACTCGATCTCGCGCTACCGCACCGGCGGCGACAACTACCCCTTCCAGTTCCTGACCATCCGCATGTTCCCGCCGATCGCGGTGGTGGTGCCGATGGTGGTGGTGTTCTCCTTCCTGCGGCTCTCCGACACCTTCCCGGGCCTCATCATCGCCTATACGGCCTTCACCCTGCCGTTCTCCGTCTGGATGATCCGCAGCTTCATCGACGAGGTGCCGGTCGAGATCGAGGGCGCGGCCATGCTCTATGGCATGGGCCCTCTGCGCGCCTTCCTTACCGTGACCCTGCCGCTGGTCAAGGGCGGCATCCTCGCCACGGCCCTCTTCATCTTCATCCTCAACTGGTCGGAGTTCCTGTTCGCCCTCACGCTCACCCAGGGCCATATCGTCACCGTCACGGTCCAGGTGGCGAACTATGTCTCGGCCAGCTCCGGCAAGCTCTATGGCGTGCAGGCCGCCATGGGCACGATCTCGACCCTGCCGGTGATCGTCTTCGGCTACCTGATCCAGAGCCAGCTCGTGCGCGGCCTCTCCTTTGGCGCGGTCAAGCGGTGA
- a CDS encoding carbohydrate ABC transporter permease, producing MTSQTVDPATTAPTGRTRRLLPFNVALVLPAQLTMLAVVLAPTLIAIWLSLTDWQPTQGTAWYDAEFSWFWNFNDLWFDTRFINSLWRTALVVAVAVGFELVIALGLALLFLDEWPWRKLAVSVLILPMMIVPVDAANAFFMLFNDRGPINHLIGFVTGMNFQFSWLSDPDWALAPIVACEVWQWTPLMFLLLLTGLMNLPQNQIRAAQALGASQVRIFFRIMLPLLTPVILVALLIRSIETFKIFDAIYILTRGGPGASTETISMYMYNGAFVYFRIGYIAAAALVVLVLVVSICLALARPLKQHHG from the coding sequence ATGACCTCTCAGACCGTTGATCCAGCGACGACAGCGCCGACGGGTCGGACGCGGCGCCTGCTTCCCTTCAACGTCGCGCTCGTGCTGCCGGCGCAGCTCACCATGCTGGCCGTGGTGCTGGCGCCGACCCTGATCGCGATCTGGCTCAGCCTGACCGACTGGCAGCCCACCCAGGGCACGGCCTGGTACGATGCCGAGTTCTCCTGGTTCTGGAACTTCAACGATCTCTGGTTCGACACGCGCTTCATCAACTCGCTCTGGCGCACCGCGCTGGTGGTGGCGGTTGCGGTCGGATTCGAGCTCGTCATCGCGCTGGGGCTGGCGCTGCTGTTCCTCGACGAATGGCCCTGGCGCAAGCTCGCCGTCAGCGTGCTGATCCTGCCGATGATGATCGTGCCGGTCGACGCGGCCAACGCCTTCTTCATGCTGTTCAACGATCGCGGGCCGATCAATCACCTGATCGGGTTCGTCACCGGCATGAACTTCCAGTTTTCTTGGCTCTCCGACCCGGACTGGGCGCTGGCGCCGATCGTCGCCTGCGAGGTCTGGCAATGGACGCCGCTCATGTTCCTGCTGCTGCTGACGGGCCTCATGAACCTGCCGCAGAACCAGATCCGCGCCGCCCAGGCGCTCGGCGCCTCGCAGGTGCGGATCTTCTTCCGCATCATGCTGCCGCTCCTGACGCCGGTGATCCTGGTGGCGCTCCTCATCCGCAGCATCGAGACCTTTAAGATCTTCGACGCCATCTACATCCTCACGCGCGGCGGGCCCGGCGCCTCGACCGAGACCATCTCGATGTACATGTATAACGGCGCCTTCGTCTATTTCCGCATCGGCTATATCGCCGCCGCGGCGCTGGTCGTGCTGGTTCTGGTCGTCTCCATCTGCCTGGCGCTGGCCCGGCCCCTGAAGCAGCACCATGGCTAG
- a CDS encoding extracellular solute-binding protein, which produces MRPRSAQAALALDTVDTDAAAAAKKLAAGRDITLKILEPSGSLGNVKPVAEVWTAQTGIKVEYIEVPLGEINQKMLLEAVAKTGAFDIALPATFGIPDLVESGILVNLDKYAAKYQPDGFQADTLYSIGDFYKDSFYGYQTDGDTYVMFYLKEWLDNPEEQKAFADANGYALKVPDTWEELDAQLKHFHRPDKGQYGGALFRTQYFIAWEWWVRFHAKGFYPFDNDLNPQINNEAGVKALEELVAASQYLYPGARTNGLFENFEAYGKGDSYANIGWGGTQKYLNSDKSSVKGKLAFGFTPGGNVKGKLLKTPYFNWGWNYVVSSVSKEPEIAYLFTLFATSPKESTVAVRDPDGYFDPFRSEHYKDPDIIKSYSEAFLVVHEASMRGSIPDLYLKGQGEYFDALRVAIQDVDVGKQKPKEALDDVANTWNRITRRAGKKGQQEQWKFLKSLYPRSIRDELT; this is translated from the coding sequence ATGCGTCCGCGGTCCGCGCAGGCGGCGTTGGCGCTGGACACGGTCGATACCGATGCGGCCGCCGCCGCCAAGAAACTCGCGGCCGGCCGGGACATCACGCTCAAGATCCTCGAGCCCTCCGGCTCGCTCGGCAACGTGAAGCCGGTGGCCGAGGTCTGGACGGCCCAGACCGGCATCAAGGTCGAGTATATCGAGGTGCCGCTGGGCGAGATCAACCAGAAGATGCTGCTGGAGGCGGTGGCCAAGACCGGCGCCTTCGACATCGCCCTGCCGGCCACCTTCGGGATTCCGGACCTGGTCGAGTCGGGCATCCTGGTCAATCTCGACAAATATGCCGCGAAATACCAGCCCGACGGCTTCCAGGCCGACACGCTCTATTCGATCGGCGATTTCTACAAGGACAGCTTCTACGGCTACCAGACCGACGGCGACACCTATGTGATGTTCTATCTCAAGGAGTGGCTGGACAATCCCGAGGAGCAGAAGGCCTTCGCCGACGCGAACGGCTATGCCCTCAAGGTGCCGGACACCTGGGAAGAGCTCGACGCCCAGCTCAAGCATTTCCACCGCCCGGACAAGGGCCAGTATGGCGGCGCCTTGTTCCGCACCCAGTATTTCATCGCCTGGGAATGGTGGGTGCGCTTCCATGCCAAGGGCTTCTACCCCTTCGACAACGACCTCAACCCGCAGATCAACAACGAGGCGGGCGTGAAGGCGCTGGAAGAGCTGGTCGCGGCCTCGCAGTATCTCTACCCCGGTGCCCGCACCAACGGCCTGTTCGAGAATTTCGAGGCCTATGGCAAGGGCGACAGCTACGCCAATATCGGCTGGGGCGGCACGCAGAAATACCTCAACAGCGACAAGTCGAGCGTGAAAGGCAAGCTCGCCTTCGGCTTCACGCCGGGCGGCAACGTCAAGGGCAAGCTGCTCAAGACGCCCTACTTCAACTGGGGCTGGAACTATGTCGTCTCCAGCGTGTCGAAGGAGCCGGAGATCGCCTATCTCTTCACGCTCTTCGCCACCAGCCCGAAGGAATCGACCGTGGCCGTGCGCGATCCGGACGGCTATTTCGATCCCTTCCGCTCCGAGCATTACAAGGACCCGGATATCATCAAGTCCTACTCGGAGGCGTTCCTGGTGGTGCACGAGGCCTCGATGCGGGGCAGCATCCCGGACCTCTATCTCAAGGGTCAGGGCGAGTATTTCGACGCGCTCCGGGTCGCCATCCAGGATGTCGATGTCGGCAAGCAGAAGCCGAAGGAGGCGCTCGACGACGTCGCCAACACCTGGAACCGCATCACGCGGCGCGCGGGCAAGAAGGGCCAGCAGGAGCAGTGGAAGTTCCTGAAGTCCCTCTATCCCCGGAGCATCCGCGACGAGCTGACCTGA
- a CDS encoding ABC transporter permease: MERQRPPAAALRQQGLSAKLVLWLPVAVVLALILFFSVTTDSFLTLRNLTAISGQMSVLLLACLGATFVILMGSIDLSVGATVLLTGSVTVLLINALDLGIAAVPVAILIGLLLGLVNGLIFAYGAIPSFVVTLGSLSVFTGLAWNLLQGRALRFDSVAFENLAIGQAIPYVSNIALFALAAWAVSVFVCFRTRFGRYMYVIGGGEAVARTSGVPVRRYKIYAFTLSGAMAGLGGALGVARLGAAGPTLGSELLLNSLAAIVVGGTSLSGGVGGLQRTLIGVLIITLLDNGLNLLGVNQYTQMVIKGIVVIGAVLISQDRSKLIVMK, translated from the coding sequence GTGGAACGCCAGCGCCCGCCCGCCGCCGCGCTCCGACAGCAGGGGCTGTCGGCGAAGCTCGTCCTCTGGCTGCCGGTGGCGGTGGTCCTGGCGCTCATCCTGTTCTTTTCGGTCACGACCGATTCCTTCCTCACCCTGCGGAACCTGACCGCCATTTCCGGCCAGATGAGCGTCCTGCTGCTGGCCTGCCTGGGCGCCACCTTCGTGATCCTGATGGGCTCGATCGATCTCTCGGTCGGCGCCACGGTGCTGCTGACGGGCTCGGTCACGGTGCTGCTCATCAACGCGCTCGATCTCGGCATCGCGGCGGTGCCGGTCGCGATCCTTATCGGGCTGCTGCTGGGGCTGGTGAACGGCCTCATCTTCGCCTATGGCGCGATCCCGTCCTTCGTCGTGACGCTGGGCAGCCTCTCGGTCTTCACCGGCCTCGCCTGGAACCTGTTGCAGGGCCGCGCCTTGCGCTTCGATTCGGTGGCCTTCGAGAATCTCGCGATCGGCCAGGCGATCCCCTATGTCTCCAACATCGCGCTCTTCGCGCTGGCGGCCTGGGCCGTCTCGGTCTTCGTCTGCTTCCGCACCCGCTTCGGCCGCTACATGTACGTGATCGGCGGCGGCGAGGCCGTGGCACGGACCTCGGGCGTGCCGGTGCGGCGCTACAAGATCTATGCCTTCACCCTGTCGGGAGCGATGGCGGGGCTGGGCGGCGCCTTGGGCGTCGCGCGGCTCGGTGCCGCCGGCCCGACCCTGGGCTCGGAGCTGCTGCTCAACAGCCTCGCTGCGATCGTCGTGGGCGGCACCTCGCTCTCGGGCGGCGTCGGCGGGCTGCAGCGGACGCTGATCGGCGTCCTCATCATCACGCTGCTCGATAACGGCCTCAATCTCCTCGGCGTCAATCAATACACGCAGATGGTCATCAAGGGGATCGTCGTCATCGGCGCCGTCCTGATCAGCCAGGACCGCAGCAAGCTCATCGTCATGAAGTAG